From Abyssibius alkaniclasticus:
GGTGTGACCGGCATCATCCTGTCGCAAGCCGGTGTCGACCGGGCGCTGCATGATACCTATTATGTCGTTGCGCATTTCCACTATGTGATGAGCCTTGGCGCGGTGTTCTGTATCTTCGCGGGGATCTATTACTGGTTCGGAAAAATGTCGGGCCGCCAATACCCGGAATGGGCCGGCAAGGTGCATTTCTGGGCCATGTTCATCGGCGCGAATGTCACCTTCTTCCCCCAGCATTTCCTTGGCTTGCAGGGTATGCCGCGCCGGATCATCGAATACCCGGTGGAATATGCCTTTTGGAACGAAATCTCGTCCTATGGCGCCTTCCTGACATTTGCCTCGTTCGTCTTCTTCATCGGCGTGATGTTCTATTCGCTGATCTGGGGCAAAAAGATTACCGAGCCCGCCTATTGGGGCGAATATGCCGACACGCTGGAATGGACCCTGTCCAACCCGCCTGCCGAGCATACATTCGAAACCCTGCCCACACCCGATATGTGGGACAAGCAACGCCACTGATGCCGCGCGATGGCGACAGTGAAGCAAGGGCCGGGGCGCAACCCCCGGCCCTTTGCCATTGCCCGAAAGACGGCGCGCCGCCGCGCTATGTAAAGCGGCTCGCCCCGCACCGCTCGCTGGGCGCGAATGCGCAGCGCAAGGTGGTGTGGTTTGCCGTGGCGGGCCTCGCCCTGCCGATTCTGCCGCTCATGCTGCAAGGGGCGGCAAGCCTTGTGCTGCTCTTTGCCGGGCTCACACTGGCCGCACTGGCCATTGCCTTTGCACGCAACATGCGCGATGCGCGGCTTTGTGAAATAGTGCGCCTCTGGCCCGATTGCCTGTCAGTCACCCGCTACGAGCCCGATGGAACGCAGCGCCACTGGTGCGCCAAACCGCAAGAATTGCGCCTGCATATCAGCCCCGATGGTCCGCCCGAAAACTATCTGACGCTGGCAGGCAACAACCGCCGCATCGAGCTGGGCGCCTATCTCACCCCCGAAGAGCGCCTCGCCCTCTACGAGGAGTTGGACGAAGCCCTGCGCTTTGCCGCTGTGTCGCGCTAGTTTGCGCATGAACCGGGTCGCACGCCCGCCGAAGCTGTGGCAAGGCTGCCCCATGACACAGCAAAAAACCATGACCTCACTCGACTGGGCAGAAATCCTGCTGCTCGCCGCCATCTGGGGCGGGGTGTTTCTGGCCACAGCCATCGTGTTGCGCGACCTTCC
This genomic window contains:
- a CDS encoding DUF2244 domain-containing protein; the encoded protein is MPRDGDSEARAGAQPPALCHCPKDGAPPRYVKRLAPHRSLGANAQRKVVWFAVAGLALPILPLMLQGAASLVLLFAGLTLAALAIAFARNMRDARLCEIVRLWPDCLSVTRYEPDGTQRHWCAKPQELRLHISPDGPPENYLTLAGNNRRIELGAYLTPEERLALYEELDEALRFAAVSR